A single region of the Triplophysa dalaica isolate WHDGS20190420 chromosome 15, ASM1584641v1, whole genome shotgun sequence genome encodes:
- the LOC130436965 gene encoding cytochrome P450 26B1 — MFGHDFCLVSTVLTALGAVLPTLLLLVLSRLLWEFRWSITRDRACKLPLPQGSMGWPLVGESFHWLFQGSSFHISRREKHGNVFKTHLLGKPVIRVTGSENIRKILLGEHTLVCTQWPQSTRIILGPHTLVNSVGDLHKRKRKILAKVFSRGALETYLTRVQDVVKSEIAKWCAENDSVDVYAASKLLTFRIAVRVLLGLRLDEQRILSLSKTFEQLMNNLFSLPIDNPVSGLRKGIRAREILHSAMEKIIEEKLQKQQASEYCDAFDYILSSAREDDYDFTMQELKETAVELIFAAQSTTASASTSLILQLLRHPEVSERARAELESEGLVGESHSHCRSRCHGNASNEESDAAERKSPINKTTCCETAEKDEGRRSRIQVPYLSLEKLSQLSYLDCVVKEVLRVLPPVSGGYRKVLQTFELNGYQIPKGWSVMYSIRDTHETAKAYQNPELFDPDRFGADRDESKHERFSYVPFGGGVRSCIGRELALIVLKTLAVELLATAEWSLATKTYPRMQTVPVVHPVNGLHVYFNYRNHSVERNRRESTHI; from the exons ATGTTCGGGCACGATTTTTGCCTTGTGTCTACTGTGCTGACGGCTCTGGGTGCCGTCCTACCCACGTTGCTGTTGCTGGTGTTGTCGCGGCTGCTGTGGGAGTTCAGGTGGAGCATCACTCGGGATCGGGCATGCAAACTTCCACTGCCGCAGGGCTCCATGGGATGGCCGCTGGTCGGAGAATCTTTCCATTGGCTTTTCCAG GGGTCCAGTTTTCATATCTCCAGACGTGAGAAACATGGAAATGTCTTTAAAACTCATCTTTTGGGAAAACCTGTTATCCGGGTGACCGGGTCAGAAAACATCCGTAAGATTCTGTTGGGTGAGCACACGCTCGTGTGCACGCAGTGGCCTCAGAGCACGCGCATCATCCTCGGGCCACACACTCTGGTAAACTCGGTTGGAGACCTACACAAAAGAAAACGAAAA ATCCTTGCAAAAGTGTTTAGCCGCGGAGCGCTTGAGACATATCTGACGCGGGTTCAAGATGTTGTCAAGTCTGAAATTGCTAAGTGGTGCGCTGAAAACGACTCTGTGGATGTTTATGCTGCTTCCAAGTTGCTCACTTTTCGCATCGCAGTGCGCGTCCTGCTCGGCCTGCGCCTGGATGAGCAgcgcattctctctctctcgaaaACCTTCGAACAACTCATGAACAACCTCTTCTCTCTGCCTATTGACAACCCCGTTAGCGGCCTGCGCAAG GGAATCAGGGCCCGTGAGATCCTGCATTCTGCTATGGAGAAGATCATAGAGGAGAAACTGCAAAAGCAGCAAGCCAGCGAATACTGCGATGCTTTCGACTATATCCTAAGTAGTGCAAGAGAGGACGACTACGATTTCACAATGCAAGAACTAAAG GAAACAGCGGTGGAGTTAATCTTCGCTGCGCAATCCACCACAGCCAGCGCATCAACATCCCTCATCCTGCAGCTGTTGCGCCATCCTGAAGTGAGCGAGCGCGCCAGAGCCGAGCTGGAGAGCGAGGGCTTGGTCGGCGAATCCCACAGCCACTGCCGCTCTCGTTGCCATGGGAATGCCAGCAATGAGGAAAGCGATGCTGCTGAGAGGAAATCTCCGATTAATAAAACAACGTGCTGTGAAACTGCCGAAAAGGATGAGGGGCGTCGCTCTCGAATTCAGGTCCCTTATCTAAGTTTGGAGAAACTGAGTCAGCTTTCTTACCTGGACTGTGTGGTCAAAGAGGTCCTCCGGGTTCTTCCCCCGGTGTCTGGAGGATACAGGAAGGTGCTCCAAACATTTGAATTGAAT GGTTATCAGATCCCGAAGGGGTGGAGCGTCATGTACAGTATCCGTGACACGCACGAGACAGCCAAGGCCTATCAGAACCCGGAGCTGTTTGACCCGGATCGCTTCGGCGCGGATCGGGATGAGAGCAAACACGAGCGTTTCAGTTACGTGCCTTTCGGGGGCGGTGTGAGGAGCTGCATCGGGCGGGAACTCGCTTTGATTGTGTTGAAAACTCTGGCAGTGGAATTGCTCGCCACGGCGGAGTGGAGTCTGGCGACAAAAACGTATCCAAGAATGCAGACCGTGCCGGTCGTGCACCCCGTCAATGGACTGCACGTGTATTTTAACTACAGGAATCACAGCGTCGAGAGAAATAGGAGGGAATCCACTcatatataa